Proteins found in one Neofelis nebulosa isolate mNeoNeb1 chromosome 3, mNeoNeb1.pri, whole genome shotgun sequence genomic segment:
- the PTK2B gene encoding protein-tyrosine kinase 2-beta isoform X4, whose amino-acid sequence MDLKTAGRRQSWTTHEVIASILLSGRIGPNIQLGECYGLRLKHMKSDEIHWLHPQMTVGEVQEKYECLHMEAEWRYDLQIRYLPEDFMESLKEDRTTLLYFYQQLRNDYMQRYASKVSEGMALQLGCLELRRFFKDMPHNALDKKSNFEFLEKEVGLDLFFPKQMQENLKPKQFRKMIQQTFQQYASLREEECVMKFFNTLAGFANIDQETYRCELIQGWNITVDLVIGPKGIRQLTSQDAEPTCLAEFKQIKSIRCLPLEEGQAVLQLGIEGAPQSLSIKTSSLAEAENMADLVDGYCRLQGEHKGSLIIHPKKDGEKRNSLPQIPVLTQGRTLEPQHTTSGDFSPVNFTLNLEAQRPHLSESCSIESDIYAEIPDETLRRPGGPQYGVTRDDVVLNRILGEGFFGEVYEGVYTNHKGEKINVAVKTCKKDCTLDNKEKFLSEAVIMKNLDHPHIVKLIGIIEEEPTWIIMELYPYGELGHYLERNKNSLKVLTLVLYSLQVCKAMAYLESINCVHRDIAVRNILVASPECVKLGDFGLSRYIEDEEYYKASVTRLPIKWMSPESINFRRFTTASDVWMFAVCMWEILSFGKQPFFWLENKDVIGVLEKGDRLPKPDLCPPVLYTLMTRCWDYDPSERPRFTELVCNLSDIYQMEKDIAIEQERNARYRPPKILEPTAYQEPPPKPSRPKYRPPPQTNLLAPKLQFQVPEGLCASSPTLTSPMEYPSPVNSLHTPPLHRHNVFKRHSMREEDFIRPSSREEAQQLWEAERLKMRQILDKQQKQMVEDYQWLRQEEKSLDPMVYMNDKSPLTPEKEAGYTEFTGPPQKPPRLGAQSIQPTANLDRTDDLVYLNVMELVRAVLDLKNELCQLPPEGYVVVVKNVGLTLRKLIGSVDDLLPSLPSSSRTEIEGTQKLLNKDLAELINKMRLAQQNAVTSLSEECKRQMLTASHTLAVDAKNLLDAVDQAKVLANLAHPPAE is encoded by the exons ATGGACTTGAAGACAGCTGGCAGGAGGCAGAGCTGGACAACACAT GAGGTCATTGCCTCCATTCTGCTGAGCGGACGGATAGGGCCCAACATCCAGCTGGGTGAGTGCTATGGCCTGAGGCTGAAGCACATGAAGTCGGATGAGATCCACTGGCTACACCCGCAGATGACAGTGGGTGAGGTTCAGGAAAAGTACGAGTGTCTGCACATGGAGGCTGAATGGAG GTATGACCTCCAAATCCGCTACTTACCAGAGGACTTCATGGAAAGCCTAAAAGAAGACAGGACAACGCTACTTTATTTTTACCAACAG CTACGGAATGACTACATGCAACGCTATGCCAGCAAGGTCAGCGAGGGCATGGCCCTGCAGCTGGGCTGCCTGGAGCTCAG gcGGTTCTTCAAGGACATGCCCCACAATGCACTTGACAAAAAGTCCAACTTCGAGTTCCTGGA gAAAGAAGTAGGACTGGACCTGTTTTTCCCAAAGCAGATGCAGGAGAACTTAAAG CCCAAGCAGTTCCGGAAGATGATCCAGCAGACCTTCCAGCAGTACGCCTCGCTCAGGGAGGAGGAGTGCGTCATGAAGTTCTTCAACACCCTCGCGGGCTTTGCCAATATCGACCAGGAGACCTATCGCTGTGAACTCATT CAAGGATGGAACATTACTGTGGACCTGGTCATTGGCCCGAAGGGCATCCGTCAGCTGACAAGTCAAGatgcagag CCCACCTGCCTAGCTGAATTCAAGCAGATCAAGTCCATCAGGTGCCTCCCACTGGAGGAAGGCCAGGCGGTACTACAGTTGGGCATTGAAGGTGCCCCCCAG TCTTTGTCCATCAAAACCTCCTCTCTGGCAGAGGCCGAGAACATGGCTGACCTGGTGGATGGTTACTGCCGGCttcaaggggagcacaaaggctctCTCATCATTCATCCCAAGAAAG atGGTGAGAAGCGGAACAGCCTGCCCCAGATCCCCGTACT GACCCAGGGGAGAACACTGGAACCCCAGCACACCACAAGTGGCGATTTCTCGCCAGTAAACTTCACTCT AAACCTGGAGGCGCAGCGGCCCCATCTCTCAGAGAGCTGCAGCATAG AATCAGACATCTATGCAGAGATTCCCGATGAGACCCTGCGAAGGCCTGGAG GCCCACAGTATGGCGTCACACGGGATGATGTAGTCCTGAATCGGATTCTTGGTGAAGGCTTTTTTGGGGAGGTCTACGAAGGTGTCTACACAAATCAT AAAGGGGAGAAAATCAACGTAGCTGTAAAAACCTGCAAGAAAGACTGCACTCTGGACAACAAGGAGAAGTTCTTGAGTGAGGCAG TGATCATGAAGAATCTTGACCACCCTCATATTGTGAAGCTGATCGGTATCATTGAAGAGGAACCCACCTGGATTATCATGGAATTGTATCCCTATGGTGAG CTGGGCCACTACCTAGAGCGAAACAAGAACTCCCTGAAGGTGCTCACTCTCGTCTTGTACTCCTTGCAGGTTTGCAAGGCCATGGCCTATCTGGAGAGCATCAACTGTGTCCACAG GGACATCGCCGTGCGAAACATCCTGGTGGCCTCCCCTGAGTGTGTGAAGCTGGGGGACTTTGGCCTTTCCCGGTACATTGAGGATGAGGAATATTACAAAG CCTCTGTGACTCGTCTCCCGATCAAGTGGATGTCCCCTGAGTCCATCAATTTCCGCCGCTTTACGACAGCCAGTGACGTCTGGATGTTTG cTGTATGCATGTGGGAGATCCTGAGCTTTGGCAAGCAGCCCTTCTTCTGGCTGGAGAACAAGGACGTCATCGGGGTGCTCGAGAAGGGGGACCGGCTACCCAAGCCCGACCTCTGCCCACCTGTTCTCTACACCCTCATGACTCGCTGCTGGGACTACGACCCCAGTGAGAGGCCCCGCTTCACTGAGCTCGTGTGCAACCTCAG TGACATTTATCAGATGGAGAAGGACATCGCTATAGAGCAGGAAAGGAATGCTCGTTACCGACCTCCCAAAATCTTGGAGCCCACAGCCTACCAGGAACCCCCACCCAAG CCCAGCCGGCCCAAGTATAGACCCCCTCCACAAACCAACCTTCTGGCTCCCAAGCTGCAGTTCCAG GTCCCTGAGGGTCTGTGTGCCAGCTCACCTACGCTCACCAGCCCTATGGAGTATCCATCTCCTGTAAACTCGCTGCACACCCCACCTCTCCATCGACACAATGTCTTCAAGCGCCACAGCATGCGG GAGGAGGACTTCATCCGACCCAGCAGTCGAGAAGAGGCCCAGCAGCTATGGGAGGCCGAGAGGCTCAAGATGCGACAGATCCTGGACAAACAGCAGAAGCAGATGGTGGAAGATTACCAGTGGCTGAGGCAGGAGGAGAAATCCTTG gATCCCATGGTGTACATGAACGATAAGTCCCCGCTG aCCCCAGAGAAGGAGGCCGGCTATA CGGAGTTCACGGGCCCCCCACAGAAGCCACCGCGGCTGGGTGCTCAG tccaTCCAGCCCACAGCCAACCTGGACCGGACCGACGACCTGGTGTACCTCAATGTCATGGAGCTCGTGCGGGCTGTGCTGGATCTCAAGAACGAGCTCTGTCAGCTGCCTCCCGAGGGCTatgtggtggtggtgaag aaCGTGGGCTTGACCCTGCGGAAGCTTATTGGGAGTGTGGATGATCTCCTGCCCTCCTTGCCATCATCCTCCCGGACCGAG
- the PTK2B gene encoding protein-tyrosine kinase 2-beta isoform X6, with product MKSDEIHWLHPQMTVGEVQEKYECLHMEAEWRYDLQIRYLPEDFMESLKEDRTTLLYFYQQLRNDYMQRYASKVSEGMALQLGCLELRRFFKDMPHNALDKKSNFEFLEKEVGLDLFFPKQMQENLKPKQFRKMIQQTFQQYASLREEECVMKFFNTLAGFANIDQETYRCELIQGWNITVDLVIGPKGIRQLTSQDAEPTCLAEFKQIKSIRCLPLEEGQAVLQLGIEGAPQSLSIKTSSLAEAENMADLVDGYCRLQGEHKGSLIIHPKKDGEKRNSLPQIPVLTQGRTLEPQHTTSGDFSPVNFTLNLEAQRPHLSESCSIESDIYAEIPDETLRRPGGPQYGVTRDDVVLNRILGEGFFGEVYEGVYTNHKGEKINVAVKTCKKDCTLDNKEKFLSEAVIMKNLDHPHIVKLIGIIEEEPTWIIMELYPYGELGHYLERNKNSLKVLTLVLYSLQVCKAMAYLESINCVHRDIAVRNILVASPECVKLGDFGLSRYIEDEEYYKASVTRLPIKWMSPESINFRRFTTASDVWMFAVCMWEILSFGKQPFFWLENKDVIGVLEKGDRLPKPDLCPPVLYTLMTRCWDYDPSERPRFTELVCNLSDIYQMEKDIAIEQERNARYRPPKILEPTAYQEPPPKPSRPKYRPPPQTNLLAPKLQFQVPEGLCASSPTLTSPMEYPSPVNSLHTPPLHRHNVFKRHSMREEDFIRPSSREEAQQLWEAERLKMRQILDKQQKQMVEDYQWLRQEEKSLDPMVYMNDKSPLTPEKEAGYTEFTGPPQKPPRLGAQSIQPTANLDRTDDLVYLNVMELVRAVLDLKNELCQLPPEGYVVVVKNVGLTLRKLIGSVDDLLPSLPSSSRTEIEGTQKLLNKDLAELINKMRLAQQNAVTSLSEECKRQMLTASHTLAVDAKNLLDAVDQAKVLANLAHPPAE from the exons ATGAAGTCGGATGAGATCCACTGGCTACACCCGCAGATGACAGTGGGTGAGGTTCAGGAAAAGTACGAGTGTCTGCACATGGAGGCTGAATGGAG GTATGACCTCCAAATCCGCTACTTACCAGAGGACTTCATGGAAAGCCTAAAAGAAGACAGGACAACGCTACTTTATTTTTACCAACAG CTACGGAATGACTACATGCAACGCTATGCCAGCAAGGTCAGCGAGGGCATGGCCCTGCAGCTGGGCTGCCTGGAGCTCAG gcGGTTCTTCAAGGACATGCCCCACAATGCACTTGACAAAAAGTCCAACTTCGAGTTCCTGGA gAAAGAAGTAGGACTGGACCTGTTTTTCCCAAAGCAGATGCAGGAGAACTTAAAG CCCAAGCAGTTCCGGAAGATGATCCAGCAGACCTTCCAGCAGTACGCCTCGCTCAGGGAGGAGGAGTGCGTCATGAAGTTCTTCAACACCCTCGCGGGCTTTGCCAATATCGACCAGGAGACCTATCGCTGTGAACTCATT CAAGGATGGAACATTACTGTGGACCTGGTCATTGGCCCGAAGGGCATCCGTCAGCTGACAAGTCAAGatgcagag CCCACCTGCCTAGCTGAATTCAAGCAGATCAAGTCCATCAGGTGCCTCCCACTGGAGGAAGGCCAGGCGGTACTACAGTTGGGCATTGAAGGTGCCCCCCAG TCTTTGTCCATCAAAACCTCCTCTCTGGCAGAGGCCGAGAACATGGCTGACCTGGTGGATGGTTACTGCCGGCttcaaggggagcacaaaggctctCTCATCATTCATCCCAAGAAAG atGGTGAGAAGCGGAACAGCCTGCCCCAGATCCCCGTACT GACCCAGGGGAGAACACTGGAACCCCAGCACACCACAAGTGGCGATTTCTCGCCAGTAAACTTCACTCT AAACCTGGAGGCGCAGCGGCCCCATCTCTCAGAGAGCTGCAGCATAG AATCAGACATCTATGCAGAGATTCCCGATGAGACCCTGCGAAGGCCTGGAG GCCCACAGTATGGCGTCACACGGGATGATGTAGTCCTGAATCGGATTCTTGGTGAAGGCTTTTTTGGGGAGGTCTACGAAGGTGTCTACACAAATCAT AAAGGGGAGAAAATCAACGTAGCTGTAAAAACCTGCAAGAAAGACTGCACTCTGGACAACAAGGAGAAGTTCTTGAGTGAGGCAG TGATCATGAAGAATCTTGACCACCCTCATATTGTGAAGCTGATCGGTATCATTGAAGAGGAACCCACCTGGATTATCATGGAATTGTATCCCTATGGTGAG CTGGGCCACTACCTAGAGCGAAACAAGAACTCCCTGAAGGTGCTCACTCTCGTCTTGTACTCCTTGCAGGTTTGCAAGGCCATGGCCTATCTGGAGAGCATCAACTGTGTCCACAG GGACATCGCCGTGCGAAACATCCTGGTGGCCTCCCCTGAGTGTGTGAAGCTGGGGGACTTTGGCCTTTCCCGGTACATTGAGGATGAGGAATATTACAAAG CCTCTGTGACTCGTCTCCCGATCAAGTGGATGTCCCCTGAGTCCATCAATTTCCGCCGCTTTACGACAGCCAGTGACGTCTGGATGTTTG cTGTATGCATGTGGGAGATCCTGAGCTTTGGCAAGCAGCCCTTCTTCTGGCTGGAGAACAAGGACGTCATCGGGGTGCTCGAGAAGGGGGACCGGCTACCCAAGCCCGACCTCTGCCCACCTGTTCTCTACACCCTCATGACTCGCTGCTGGGACTACGACCCCAGTGAGAGGCCCCGCTTCACTGAGCTCGTGTGCAACCTCAG TGACATTTATCAGATGGAGAAGGACATCGCTATAGAGCAGGAAAGGAATGCTCGTTACCGACCTCCCAAAATCTTGGAGCCCACAGCCTACCAGGAACCCCCACCCAAG CCCAGCCGGCCCAAGTATAGACCCCCTCCACAAACCAACCTTCTGGCTCCCAAGCTGCAGTTCCAG GTCCCTGAGGGTCTGTGTGCCAGCTCACCTACGCTCACCAGCCCTATGGAGTATCCATCTCCTGTAAACTCGCTGCACACCCCACCTCTCCATCGACACAATGTCTTCAAGCGCCACAGCATGCGG GAGGAGGACTTCATCCGACCCAGCAGTCGAGAAGAGGCCCAGCAGCTATGGGAGGCCGAGAGGCTCAAGATGCGACAGATCCTGGACAAACAGCAGAAGCAGATGGTGGAAGATTACCAGTGGCTGAGGCAGGAGGAGAAATCCTTG gATCCCATGGTGTACATGAACGATAAGTCCCCGCTG aCCCCAGAGAAGGAGGCCGGCTATA CGGAGTTCACGGGCCCCCCACAGAAGCCACCGCGGCTGGGTGCTCAG tccaTCCAGCCCACAGCCAACCTGGACCGGACCGACGACCTGGTGTACCTCAATGTCATGGAGCTCGTGCGGGCTGTGCTGGATCTCAAGAACGAGCTCTGTCAGCTGCCTCCCGAGGGCTatgtggtggtggtgaag aaCGTGGGCTTGACCCTGCGGAAGCTTATTGGGAGTGTGGATGATCTCCTGCCCTCCTTGCCATCATCCTCCCGGACCGAG